CCCCGCGATCGCCTCGTCTACGACGTGGGCCACCAGGCCTACGCCCACAAGCTCCTTACGGGACGCCGCGAGGCCTTCCGCAGCATCCGCAAGGACGGTGGCCTGGCGGGCTTCCCCGAGCGGGCGGAGTCGGAGCACGACGCCTTCGGTGTCGGCCACGCGTCCACGGCGATCTCGGCAGGCCTGGGGATGATCGAGGCCCGCCGGATGAAGTCCGAGGTGGGCAAGGTCGTGGCCCTGGTGGGCGACGGCAGCATGACGGGCGGCGTGGCCTTCGAGGGCCTGAACCAGGCCGGCTACCTGGAGCGCGACCTGATCGTGCTCTTGAACGACAACGAGATGTCGATCAGCCCGAACGTGGGCGCGCTCTCGGAGTGGTTCTCGAAGAAGTTCGCGGGGCAGACCTTCAACCGCTGGCGCCGGAACGTGAAGGAGGTGCTGCACGCGCTCCCCCACGGCGACTCGGCCATCGAGGGGATCCGCCGCGCGATCGACTCCTCGAAGGCGCTGCTCACCCCGGGGATCCTCTTCGAGGGCCTGGGCTTCCAGTACATCGGCCCCACCGACGGCCACGACGTGATCTCGATGGTGCGGATCCTCCGCCAGGTGGCGGCCGCCGAGATCGACGGGCCGGTGGTGATCCACTGCCGGACCACCAAGGGCAAGGGCTACGCCCCGGCGGAAAGCGATCTGCGCACCCGCGGCCACGGCCTGGCGAACTTCGAGATCGCCACGGGCAAGTCGGTGGCCAAGAAGCCCGCGGTGCCCAGCTACACCGACTTCTTCGCGGAGGCCGTGTCCGAGCACATGGCGAAGGACGCGAACGTGATCGCGATCACGGCGGCGATGCTCGAGGGCACGGGCCTGATCAAGACGAAGGAGCGCTTCCCTGAGCGGGTCTACGACGTGGGGATCGCCGAACAGCACGCGGTGACTTTCGCGGCGGGCATGGCCTGCGAGGGAATCAGGCCGATCGTCGCCATCTACTCGACGTTCCTCCAGCGGGCCTACGACCAGATCATCCACGACGTGGCGCTGCAGAACCTCCCGGTCTCGTTCGCGCTGGATCGGGGCGGGCTGGTGGGCGCCGACGGCAAGACGCACCAGGGCCTCTTCGATATCGCTTACCTCCGCTGCATCCCGAGCATGGTGGTGATGGCGCCTGCCGACGAGCAGGAGCTGCGGAACATGATCGCCACGTCGCTCGAGATCGACGGCCCGTCGGCGTACCGCTTCCCCCGAGGTTCGGCGGTGGGCGTGCCGGCCTCGCCGCCTCAGGTCCTCGAGGTGGGCAAGGGCCGCGTAGTGCACCCCGCCGGACCGAACCCGGACGTGCTGATCGTCGCGCTGGGGACGACCGTCCACCCGGCTGTCGCGGCGGCGAAGTCGCTCCAGGCGGAAGGGATCCGCGCGGTGGTGGTGGATCCCCGCTTCGTGAAGCCGCTGGACGCCGACCTCATCTGCGACCTCGCGGCGCAGGCCGGCAAGGTCGTGACGGTGGAGGAGGGCTGCCTCCAGGGCGGCTTCGGCACGGCGGTGCTCGAGGCGCTGCAGGACCGCAAGCTCTACCTGCCGGTGGAGCGGCTGGGCATCCCCGACCACTTCGTGGAGCACGGAAACTCCGACAAGCAGAAGGTCCACTACGGGATCGATCAGGCCGGGATCGTCGCGGGGGTGCGACGGGTGCTGGGTCTCCCGGTGCAGCTCCACGGCGCCAAGGCGAGCTGAAGCAGGCCGATGGCGAAGCGTGAGCGGATCGACAAGCTCCTCCTCGAGCGCGGCCTCGCCGAGACGCGGGCCCGCGCCCAGGCGCTGGTGATGGCGGGCGAGGTGCTGGTCGGCGACCACCGGGTGGACAAGCCCGGGCAGCTCGTCGATCCCGAGCTGCCGATCCGCCTCAAGGGCGAGGGCCTGCGTTACGTCTCTCGCGGCGCGCTCAAGCTCGAGGGGGCGCTGGACACCTTCGGGATCGATCCCGCCGGCCTTCGCTGCGTGGATCTCGGCGCGTCGACGGGCGGCTTCACCGACCTGCTCCTCCAGCGGGGCGCCGAGGCGGTGTGGGCGGTGGACGTGGGCTACGGCCAGCTCCACGAGAAGCTGCGCCAGGATCCGCGGGTGCACTCCTTCGAGAGGGTGAACGCCCGCACCGTGGGCCTGGAGCAGCTGGGCGCCGAGCCGTTCGACCTGGCGGTGATGGACCTCTCCTTCATCTCGCTCGAGCTCGTGCTACCGGCCGCTCGATCGCTCGTCCGCCCTGGCGGGCAGCTCGTGATGCTGGTGAAACCCCAGTTCGAGGTCGGCCCCAAGGACGTAGGAAATGGCGGGGTGGTGCGGGATCCCGAGAAGCGGCAGGAGGCGATCGACCGAATCGCCGATTTCTGCCGGGGCCTTCGACTGGAGGTGCGCGGGATCGTGGACTCTCCGATCCTGGGCCCTG
The Vulgatibacter incomptus DNA segment above includes these coding regions:
- the dxs gene encoding 1-deoxy-D-xylulose-5-phosphate synthase, whose amino-acid sequence is MSLLEKIDGPEDVKALREDQLPALCAELRDEIITTCAAGNGAHLGASLGAVELVVAMHYVFDSPRDRLVYDVGHQAYAHKLLTGRREAFRSIRKDGGLAGFPERAESEHDAFGVGHASTAISAGLGMIEARRMKSEVGKVVALVGDGSMTGGVAFEGLNQAGYLERDLIVLLNDNEMSISPNVGALSEWFSKKFAGQTFNRWRRNVKEVLHALPHGDSAIEGIRRAIDSSKALLTPGILFEGLGFQYIGPTDGHDVISMVRILRQVAAAEIDGPVVIHCRTTKGKGYAPAESDLRTRGHGLANFEIATGKSVAKKPAVPSYTDFFAEAVSEHMAKDANVIAITAAMLEGTGLIKTKERFPERVYDVGIAEQHAVTFAAGMACEGIRPIVAIYSTFLQRAYDQIIHDVALQNLPVSFALDRGGLVGADGKTHQGLFDIAYLRCIPSMVVMAPADEQELRNMIATSLEIDGPSAYRFPRGSAVGVPASPPQVLEVGKGRVVHPAGPNPDVLIVALGTTVHPAVAAAKSLQAEGIRAVVVDPRFVKPLDADLICDLAAQAGKVVTVEEGCLQGGFGTAVLEALQDRKLYLPVERLGIPDHFVEHGNSDKQKVHYGIDQAGIVAGVRRVLGLPVQLHGAKAS
- a CDS encoding TlyA family RNA methyltransferase is translated as MAKRERIDKLLLERGLAETRARAQALVMAGEVLVGDHRVDKPGQLVDPELPIRLKGEGLRYVSRGALKLEGALDTFGIDPAGLRCVDLGASTGGFTDLLLQRGAEAVWAVDVGYGQLHEKLRQDPRVHSFERVNARTVGLEQLGAEPFDLAVMDLSFISLELVLPAARSLVRPGGQLVMLVKPQFEVGPKDVGNGGVVRDPEKRQEAIDRIADFCRGLRLEVRGIVDSPILGPAGNLEALLWAARIDSQES